One segment of Anaerolineales bacterium DNA contains the following:
- a CDS encoding Hsp20/alpha crystallin family protein: MANLIRWEPIRELSGMRDMMDRLFDDNFTRPFSQALWDVASVPTMDLYQTADEIVLKMGLPGVKPEDIQISVANGVLTIRGEVKEEKEEKERAYHLRERRCGSFSRSVSLPSNVSADKSTADFEDGVLTLTLPKAEEAKAKTITVKAKK; this comes from the coding sequence ATGGCAAATCTTATCCGCTGGGAACCCATTCGTGAACTAAGCGGCATGCGGGACATGATGGATCGTCTGTTCGACGACAACTTCACCCGCCCCTTCTCGCAGGCGCTGTGGGATGTGGCGTCGGTCCCGACCATGGACCTGTACCAAACCGCCGACGAGATCGTGCTCAAGATGGGCCTCCCGGGCGTCAAACCGGAGGACATTCAGATCTCGGTCGCCAACGGGGTGCTCACCATCCGCGGCGAGGTGAAGGAGGAAAAGGAAGAAAAGGAACGGGCCTATCACCTGCGCGAGCGGCGTTGCGGGTCCTTCAGCCGGTCGGTGTCGCTCCCGAGCAACGTCAGCGCCGATAAATCCACCGCGGATTTCGAAGACGGCGTGCTGACCCTGACCCTGCCAAAGGCCGAGGAAGCCAAGGCCAAGACGATCACCGTCAAGGCAAAGAAATAA
- a CDS encoding MFS transporter produces the protein MGRRLIGYFSLFICIGLDMALTGPALPALAAQTGSTVAAMGTIFIVGAGGVSLGTLLGGWLFDRIPGRRILVIGQCVVAASIFLTPHIPWFGVLMVLIVVKGIAGGAVHCGANTLLLWTFEGKAGPYVNALHFFFGLGAFLSPFLFGLLIDAGRVYAEAYHILAVVGLLVALVMGGTVVAPAPKPKAAGAAAEAGGGWSVAPLVISAMLFLFFYVSGEITFGGWVFTYARTLNLADAAHAAYLTSVFWLAFTVGRLLSIPAAVRFRPAQIIPAALAGVAAFLGLLIVFPGSPAALWTAAAGTGFCMAPVWPTGFTLAGQSVRLTARITGFILLGDSLGGMVLPGLTGWIMESAGAPAMPRLVLTAAALTFLAFLGIVVFGKKGKPAAVPA, from the coding sequence ATGGGACGAAGGTTGATCGGCTATTTTTCGTTATTCATCTGCATCGGCCTGGATATGGCGTTGACCGGACCGGCCCTTCCGGCCTTGGCCGCCCAGACCGGAAGCACAGTGGCCGCGATGGGAACCATTTTTATCGTCGGCGCCGGCGGAGTCTCTCTGGGGACGCTGCTCGGCGGCTGGCTGTTCGACCGGATTCCCGGGCGGCGAATCCTCGTGATCGGGCAGTGCGTCGTCGCCGCGTCGATTTTCCTCACGCCGCACATTCCGTGGTTCGGCGTCTTGATGGTCCTGATCGTCGTAAAGGGCATCGCGGGCGGAGCGGTCCATTGCGGAGCCAACACGCTTCTGCTTTGGACCTTCGAGGGTAAGGCCGGCCCCTACGTCAACGCGTTGCATTTCTTCTTCGGGTTGGGGGCGTTCCTCAGCCCGTTCCTGTTCGGCCTGCTGATCGACGCCGGACGGGTTTACGCCGAGGCCTACCACATCCTGGCGGTCGTCGGTCTGCTGGTGGCTTTGGTAATGGGAGGAACGGTCGTCGCTCCAGCCCCGAAGCCGAAGGCCGCCGGGGCGGCGGCGGAGGCGGGCGGAGGCTGGTCCGTCGCCCCGCTGGTGATCTCGGCCATGCTGTTCCTGTTCTTCTACGTCAGCGGCGAAATCACCTTCGGTGGATGGGTCTTCACCTATGCCCGGACTCTGAATCTGGCAGACGCCGCCCACGCGGCTTACCTCACGTCTGTTTTCTGGCTGGCCTTCACGGTCGGACGCCTGCTCTCGATCCCCGCCGCAGTCCGGTTCCGGCCGGCGCAGATTATTCCAGCCGCGCTGGCCGGGGTCGCCGCGTTCCTCGGCTTGCTGATCGTATTCCCGGGCTCGCCCGCGGCGCTGTGGACCGCCGCCGCGGGAACCGGGTTCTGCATGGCGCCGGTCTGGCCGACCGGATTCACCCTGGCCGGACAATCCGTGCGGCTGACGGCGCGCATCACCGGATTCATCCTCCTCGGCGACAGCCTGGGCGGGATGGTGCTGCCCGGGCTGACCGGCTGGATCATGGAATCCGCGGGCGCGCCGGCGATGCCCCGGCTGGTGCTGACCGCCGCGGCCTTGACGTTTCTGGCGTTTCTGGGAATTGTCGTTTTCGGGAAAAAAGGGAAGCCCGCAGCCGTCCCGGCCTGA
- a CDS encoding glycoside hydrolase family 1 protein, translated as MAEAEFHFPKGFRWGTATSAHQVEGWNTRNDWWAWEEQPGRILRGDRSGAACDWRGGRWKEDLDRAAAGGQTAHRFSVEWSRIEPEPDRWDGQELDFYREMIAGMRARGIEPMVTLHHFTNPLWLAESGGWENEAVASRFEFFVRKTVAALKDLVDLWCTINEPNVYMYCAYAGDAFPPGRKNTGAAMRVMRNQILAHAAAYHAIHEIQPQARVGIAIQYRAMTPHSASPLDRLAAALQLRISNDLMPFALQDGRLRFPLGRERIPQAARTQDYIGVNYYSCDDVSFDLRRPGELFARRFYPPGADLSQIGWNANIPEGMSRAIRWAEGFGLPIHITENGIEDDADEIRPRYLIQHLHRIWKAVNIGAPVHSYYHWSLVDNFEWERGWTQRFGLWALDPKTQARTQRASGKLYDEICRENGVTSGMVRRYAPEILDGLFPG; from the coding sequence ATGGCCGAAGCCGAATTTCATTTTCCGAAAGGTTTCCGCTGGGGAACCGCCACGTCCGCCCATCAGGTGGAAGGGTGGAACACCCGCAACGATTGGTGGGCTTGGGAGGAGCAGCCGGGGCGCATACTGCGCGGCGACCGCTCCGGGGCGGCCTGCGATTGGCGGGGCGGCCGGTGGAAGGAGGATCTGGACCGGGCGGCCGCGGGCGGGCAAACCGCCCACCGCTTCTCCGTCGAGTGGAGCCGGATCGAACCGGAACCGGATCGCTGGGACGGGCAGGAGCTGGATTTTTACCGTGAGATGATCGCCGGCATGCGCGCGCGCGGCATCGAACCGATGGTCACCCTCCATCACTTCACCAACCCGCTGTGGCTGGCGGAGAGCGGCGGATGGGAAAACGAGGCGGTCGCCTCCCGGTTCGAATTTTTCGTGCGCAAGACCGTTGCGGCGCTGAAGGACCTGGTGGATTTGTGGTGCACGATCAACGAGCCGAACGTCTACATGTATTGCGCCTATGCCGGCGACGCCTTCCCGCCGGGGCGGAAGAACACCGGCGCCGCGATGCGGGTGATGCGCAACCAGATCCTGGCGCACGCCGCCGCCTACCACGCGATCCACGAAATCCAGCCGCAGGCCCGGGTGGGGATCGCGATCCAATACCGGGCCATGACCCCGCACTCCGCCAGCCCCCTGGACCGTCTGGCGGCCGCGTTGCAGCTGCGGATCTCCAACGACCTTATGCCGTTTGCGCTGCAGGACGGCCGGCTGCGCTTCCCGCTCGGCCGCGAGCGGATTCCCCAAGCCGCCCGGACCCAAGATTACATCGGGGTGAATTATTATTCCTGCGACGACGTGTCGTTCGACCTGCGCCGGCCGGGCGAGCTTTTTGCCCGCCGGTTTTATCCGCCGGGCGCCGATCTCAGCCAGATCGGCTGGAACGCGAACATCCCCGAAGGCATGAGCCGCGCCATTCGCTGGGCCGAAGGATTCGGCCTGCCGATCCACATCACCGAAAACGGGATCGAGGACGACGCGGACGAGATCCGGCCGCGCTATCTGATCCAGCACCTTCACCGGATCTGGAAGGCGGTCAACATCGGCGCGCCCGTGCACAGCTACTACCACTGGAGCTTGGTCGACAATTTCGAATGGGAGCGGGGCTGGACCCAGCGTTTCGGATTGTGGGCCCTGGATCCGAAGACGCAAGCGCGCACCCAGCGCGCTTCGGGGAAGCTGTACGACGAGATCTGCCGGGAAAACGGCGTCACCAGCGGCATGGTCCGGCGCTACGCGCCGGAGATCCTCGACGGTCTCTTCCCCGGGTAG